Proteins encoded within one genomic window of Prauserella marina:
- a CDS encoding thioredoxin domain-containing protein yields MNRLASATSPYLLQHADNPVDWWPWGEEALAEAKRRDVPILLSIGYAACHWCHVMAHESFSDADTAALMNDNFVNIKVDREERPDIDAVYMTATQAMTGQGGWPMTCFLTPEGEPFHCGTYYPPTPAHGMPSFTQLLAAVAQAWAERPGELREGAGKIVSHIVQQSSPLSEHAVDEQTLKAAVTKLRQETDPGHGGFGTAPKFPPSMVLEFLLRHYERTSNPAALSIVELAAEGMARGGIYDQLAGGFARYSVDAAWVVPHFEKMLYDNALLLRGYAHLARRTGSGLALRVTGETAEFLLKHLRTEQGGFAASLDADTEGIEGLTYVWTPEQLVAVLGPEDGAYAAELFTVTAEGTFENGASTLQLPRDPEDATRWLRVREALLEARSERPQPARDDKVVAAWNGLAITALAEAGLALERPEWIEAAVDAARLLLDVHIAEGRLLRSSKDGVAGTAAGVLEDYACLADGLLALHQATGESLWLAEATMLIDIALAHFADADAPGAYHDTADDAETLVQRPSDPTDNASPSGASALAGALLTASALVGPEQASEYRSACERAVGRAGALAAQAPRFAGHWLSVAETLLAGPLQVAVVGPDAAARADLLVGAAKAVPGGAVVLGGSPEAEGVPLLADRPLVDGAPAAYICRGYVCDRPVTTTEDLAVALAT; encoded by the coding sequence GTGAACCGCCTAGCCAGCGCGACCTCGCCGTACCTGTTGCAGCACGCGGACAATCCAGTCGATTGGTGGCCGTGGGGCGAAGAGGCGCTTGCCGAAGCCAAGCGCCGCGACGTGCCGATCCTGCTGTCGATCGGCTATGCCGCCTGCCACTGGTGTCACGTGATGGCGCACGAGTCGTTCTCCGACGCCGACACCGCGGCGCTCATGAACGACAACTTCGTGAACATCAAGGTGGACAGGGAAGAGCGTCCTGACATCGACGCCGTCTACATGACCGCGACGCAGGCCATGACCGGACAGGGCGGCTGGCCGATGACGTGTTTCCTTACCCCGGAAGGGGAACCGTTTCACTGTGGCACGTACTACCCTCCCACTCCCGCGCACGGAATGCCGTCGTTCACGCAGCTCCTCGCTGCCGTCGCGCAGGCATGGGCCGAGCGGCCCGGCGAGCTGAGGGAAGGCGCCGGCAAGATCGTCAGCCATATCGTGCAACAGAGCAGTCCGCTCTCGGAGCATGCCGTCGACGAGCAGACGCTCAAGGCGGCCGTCACCAAACTCAGGCAGGAAACCGACCCTGGGCACGGTGGTTTCGGTACCGCGCCGAAGTTTCCGCCTTCGATGGTCCTGGAATTCCTGTTGCGGCACTACGAACGCACGAGCAATCCCGCTGCCCTGTCCATTGTGGAGCTGGCTGCGGAGGGGATGGCGCGCGGGGGGATCTACGACCAGCTCGCGGGTGGTTTCGCCAGGTACTCCGTCGACGCGGCGTGGGTCGTTCCACACTTCGAGAAGATGTTGTACGACAACGCGTTGCTTCTGCGCGGCTACGCGCATCTCGCCAGGCGTACCGGTTCGGGACTCGCGCTGCGGGTCACGGGCGAGACGGCCGAGTTCCTGCTCAAGCACCTGCGGACGGAGCAGGGCGGGTTCGCGGCCTCCCTCGACGCCGACACCGAAGGAATCGAGGGGCTAACCTACGTGTGGACGCCGGAACAACTCGTCGCCGTGCTCGGTCCCGAAGACGGCGCCTATGCCGCCGAATTGTTCACGGTGACGGCGGAGGGCACGTTCGAGAACGGCGCCTCGACCCTTCAGTTGCCGCGTGACCCCGAGGACGCGACGCGGTGGCTGCGCGTGCGGGAAGCCCTGCTGGAGGCGAGGTCCGAGCGGCCGCAACCCGCGAGGGACGACAAGGTCGTCGCGGCATGGAACGGGCTGGCCATCACGGCGCTGGCCGAAGCCGGACTCGCGCTGGAACGTCCTGAGTGGATCGAAGCCGCGGTCGACGCGGCACGGCTGTTGCTGGATGTCCACATCGCCGAAGGCAGGCTGCTCCGCAGTTCGAAGGATGGCGTCGCCGGAACGGCGGCGGGGGTGCTTGAGGACTATGCCTGCCTCGCCGACGGTCTGCTCGCCCTCCATCAGGCGACCGGCGAATCGCTGTGGCTCGCGGAAGCGACGATGTTGATCGACATCGCGCTCGCCCACTTCGCCGACGCGGACGCGCCAGGTGCTTACCACGACACCGCCGACGATGCCGAGACGCTCGTGCAGCGGCCTTCCGACCCCACCGACAACGCGAGCCCCTCCGGTGCTTCCGCGCTGGCAGGTGCGTTGCTGACGGCGTCCGCGCTGGTGGGGCCCGAACAGGCGAGCGAATACCGGTCCGCGTGTGAGCGGGCCGTAGGGAGGGCGGGTGCGCTCGCCGCGCAAGCGCCTCGGTTCGCGGGCCACTGGCTGTCGGTCGCCGAGACCTTGCTGGCCGGTCCGTTGCAGGTCGCGGTCGTTGGTCCGGACGCGGCGGCGAGAGCGGATCTTCTCGTCGGTGCGGCCAAGGCCGTGCCGGGTGGTGCCGTCGTGCTCGGTGGCAGCCCGGAGGCCGAAGGCGTGCCGCTGCTGGCGGACCGGCCGCTGGTCGACGGCGCTCCCGCCGCCTACATCTGCCGTGGTTACGTGTGCGACCGACCGGTGACGACGACCGAGGATCTCGCCGTCGCGCTGGCCACCTGA
- a CDS encoding TetR/AcrR family transcriptional regulator, with translation MTSVYGGSGDPKRGMELLWGTREQPKRGPKPKLTVPHIAAVAVELADAEGIGSLSMRKVAARLGVTAMSLYSYVPAKGELIDVMIDTVLGELPSGEHDGDWRARLAAVARQNWELYRRHPWLMQLATSRPVLGPNLIARYDYELRAVADIGLSDVEMDLVVGLVANYAHGAVRGAVEVAEGEQRTGKTDEDWWREHEPLLAKVFDTDRYPVAARVGVAAGTEYGAAIDPSRAFEFGLERVLDGVAVLVERQRGRAADTGSL, from the coding sequence GTGACCAGCGTTTATGGCGGCAGTGGTGATCCGAAGCGCGGCATGGAGCTGCTCTGGGGCACGCGGGAGCAACCGAAGCGGGGGCCCAAGCCGAAACTGACCGTTCCCCACATCGCGGCCGTCGCGGTCGAACTCGCCGACGCCGAAGGCATCGGCTCGCTGTCGATGCGCAAGGTCGCCGCCAGGCTTGGCGTCACGGCCATGTCGCTCTACAGCTACGTGCCTGCGAAAGGCGAGCTGATCGACGTCATGATCGACACGGTTCTCGGCGAACTGCCCTCAGGTGAACACGACGGCGACTGGCGAGCGCGGCTGGCCGCGGTCGCGAGGCAGAACTGGGAGCTCTACCGGCGGCACCCCTGGCTGATGCAGCTCGCCACCAGCAGGCCGGTACTCGGCCCGAACCTCATCGCCCGCTACGACTACGAACTGAGGGCGGTCGCCGACATCGGGCTGAGCGATGTCGAAATGGACCTCGTCGTGGGGCTCGTCGCCAACTACGCGCACGGTGCCGTGCGCGGCGCGGTGGAGGTCGCCGAGGGCGAACAGCGAACCGGCAAGACCGACGAGGACTGGTGGCGGGAACACGAACCCTTGCTTGCCAAGGTGTTCGACACCGACCGCTATCCGGTGGCCGCGAGGGTCGGCGTCGCGGCGGGGACGGAGTACGGCGCCGCGATCGACCCGTCGCGGGCCTTCGAGTTCGGTCTCGAAAGGGTGCTCGACGGCGTCGCCGTACTCGTGGAACGGCAGCGCGGGCGGGCGGCGGACACGGGATCTCTGTGA
- a CDS encoding ATP-binding cassette domain-containing protein encodes MTSAQPAVLADGLRKRYGDTTALDHLDLAVTAGTVHGLLGPNGAGKTTAVRILTTLTRPDGGTAEVAGYDVVRDPAEVRYRIGLVGQHAALDEILSGRQNLVLFGRLYHLGSAQAQARADELLRQFQLTDAGSRPVGQYSGGMRRRLDLAASLILAPPVLFLDEPTTGLDPRARTEVWKAVRELAAAGTTVLLTTQYLEEADQLADRVSLVDDGKIITEGSPAQLKRRLGADHVDIVAARDDDLASVRRVLARIASGPVRTDEERRLLSAPVHHRASALTEVVRDLDEAGITALDISLRRPTLDEVFLELTGPKENVA; translated from the coding sequence ATGACCTCTGCCCAACCGGCCGTGCTCGCCGACGGTCTGCGCAAGCGATACGGGGATACCACGGCGCTCGACCATCTCGACCTCGCCGTCACCGCGGGGACCGTGCACGGCCTGCTCGGCCCGAACGGAGCAGGCAAAACCACCGCCGTGCGGATACTCACCACGCTCACCAGGCCCGACGGCGGAACCGCCGAGGTCGCGGGCTACGACGTCGTGCGCGACCCGGCGGAAGTGCGCTATCGCATCGGGCTCGTCGGGCAGCACGCCGCGCTCGACGAGATCCTCAGCGGCAGACAGAACCTCGTGCTGTTCGGCAGGCTCTACCACCTCGGCTCCGCCCAGGCACAGGCCCGCGCCGACGAGCTGTTGCGGCAGTTCCAGCTCACCGACGCGGGCTCACGCCCTGTCGGTCAGTACTCGGGCGGAATGCGCCGCAGACTCGACCTCGCCGCGAGCCTCATCCTCGCGCCGCCCGTGCTGTTCCTCGACGAACCGACGACCGGGCTCGATCCGAGGGCTCGCACCGAGGTGTGGAAGGCCGTGAGGGAACTCGCGGCAGCCGGGACGACGGTGCTGCTCACGACGCAGTACCTGGAGGAGGCCGACCAGCTCGCCGACCGCGTCTCGCTCGTCGACGACGGAAAGATCATCACGGAAGGAAGTCCCGCTCAGCTCAAACGCCGACTCGGCGCCGACCACGTCGACATCGTCGCCGCGCGCGACGACGACCTGGCCTCGGTGAGGCGAGTGCTCGCCCGCATCGCATCCGGCCCTGTCCGCACCGACGAGGAGCGCAGGCTGCTCAGCGCGCCCGTCCACCACAGAGCCTCCGCCCTGACCGAGGTGGTGCGCGACCTCGACGAGGCAGGCATCACCGCGCTCGACATCTCACTGCGAAGGCCCACGCTCGACGAGGTGTTCCTCGAACTGACCGGACCGAAGGAGAACGTGGCGTGA